One stretch of Vigna unguiculata cultivar IT97K-499-35 unplaced genomic scaffold, ASM411807v1 contig_5, whole genome shotgun sequence DNA includes these proteins:
- the LOC114172216 gene encoding uncharacterized protein LOC114172216, translating into MPVHIDPRSGEPSGPWEKKYRSYIGMLAKTKVSIAIACWDDVAEVEKNLLWQDLVHKFEITPNTERIRKKVLSHIATRWRDFKARLTRLYVFGDRQHDTPCEKYKISEEEWMQFRACRESGDWKKGQQPNKDKGLMIHHMYSLEVVMHYWRKN; encoded by the exons ATGCCGGTCCACATTGATCCTCGATCGGGTGAACCCAGTGGCCCTTGGGAAAAAAAGTACCGTAGCTACATAGGAATGTTGGCCAAAACGAAAGTTTCTATTGCAATTGCATGTTGGGATGACGTCGCGGAGGTCGAGAAGAACCTCCTATGGCAAGATCTTGTG CACAAATTTGAGATTACTCCGAACACTGAGCGAATTAGAAAGAAAGTCTTATCTCACATAGCCACCAGATGGAGGGACTTCAAGGCAAGGCTCACACGTTTATATGTGTTTGGAGATAGACAACATGACACTCCTTGTGAGAAGTACAAAATCTCGGAGGAGGAGTGGATGCAATTTCGTGCATGTAGAGAGTCTGGAGACTG GAAAAAAGGACAGCAGCCCAACAAAGACAAAGGCTTAATGATACACCACATGTACTCTCTCGAGGTGGTTATGCATtattggagaaaaaattga
- the LOC114172232 gene encoding uncharacterized protein LOC114172232 encodes MRDHLFIFGIMRSYTLWTWHGEVLDKPTTSRGTDYVDDWMNDHLEDMVRDVGEENFGKVHLYDSLKSDSEEQLYPGCTNFTRLSATLKLFSLKARHGWTDTSFTELLELLKEMLPENNTLPIRNYEAKKVLCPMGLEYQKIHACPNDCVLYRDEFASLKACPTCGLSRFKKKIDGNSGDEDKDGPPAKVMWYLPIIPRFKRLFSIKEDAKNLKWHVDGRKCDNLLRHPADSPQWKKIDETFPEFGAEPRNLRLGLATDGMNPYGNLSSKHSSWPVLLMIYNLSPLLCMKRKYMMLSMMISGPRQPGNDIDVYLKPLIDDLKLLWEEGVDVYDSYSEELFCLRAMLFCTINDFPAYGNLSGYSVKGHFACPICEKNTSYIQLKHGQKTVYTRHRKFLPRNHPYRRMKKAFNGSPEDEVVARPRNGEEIYNQVENIDIVFGKHPKKKTTEKSIWKKRSIFFNLPYWCKLDVRHCIDVMHVEKNVCDSVIGTLLNVKGKTKDGVKARQDLAEMGIRELHAQSIGRRTYLPPACHTLSRKEKQIFCECLRSVKVPQGYSSNISSLVSMQDLKLVGLKSHDCHVLMQQLLPVAFRAILPTSVRGILTRLCMFFNAICKKVIDPRVLDDLENEAIRLLCQLEMYFPPSFFDIMVHLIVHLVREIRLCGPVFLRWMYPVERYMKILKGYVKNQYRPEASIIERYIAEEAIEFCSSYMPSCEPIGVPKTRHEGKCEGKGVRGVKIQSVSRKLVDQAHLYILNNTVEVIPYITQHIDETKSAHPRMSEKWALNEHNKTFLSWFKKKVYATPNVSETLLRLARGPNNDVITYGGYYINNHCFYSKMEDDKSRVQNSGVTLQAESVHFASSKDKNPVHIHELLWNNTRNMGS; translated from the coding sequence ATGCGTGATCATCTATTCATCTTTGGTATAATGAGAAGTTATACACTTTGGACTTGGCATGGAGAAGTATTAGACAAGCCTACAACGTCACGAGGAACAGATTATGTAGATGACTGGATGAATGATCATTTAGAAGATATGGTACGTGATGTTGGGGAGGAGAATTTTGGAAAAGTTCATTTATATGATTCTCTTAAGTCCGATTCAGAGGAACAATTGTACCCAGGATGCACTAACTTTACGCGACTGTCAGcaactttgaaattattcagTTTAAAAGCAAGGCATGGATGGACGGATACAAGTTTCACAGAATTGTTGGAGTTGTTAAAGGAGATGCTTCCAGAAAATAACACGTTACCTATCCGTAATTACGAAGCGAAGAAAGTTTTATGTCCAATGGGTTTGgaatatcaaaagatacatgCATGCCCAAATGATTGTGTTTTATACAGAGACGAGTTTGCTTCACTGAAGGCGTGTCCAACATGTGGTTTATCgcggtttaaaaagaaaattgatggaaatagtGGCGATGAAGACAAAGATGGTCCACCTGCTAAGGTGATGTGGTACCTTCCTATAATTCCTAGATTCAAACGACTATTTTCCATTAAAGAAGATGCAAAAAACCTGAAATGGCACGTTGATGGAAGAAAGTGTGATAATCTTCTTCGACACCCAGCTGATTCTCCACAATGGAAGAAGATTGATGAAACATTTCCAGAATTTGGTGCTGAGCCAAGAAACTTAAGACTTGGACTTGCTACAGATGGTATGAATCCTTATGGGAACTTAAGTAGCAAACATAGTTCGTGGCCAGTTTTGCTGATGATTTACAATTTATCTCCTTTGTTGTGCATGAAGAGGAAAtatatgatgttgtctatgatgatatcgggTCCTAGACAACCTGGAAATGACATTGATGTGTACCTAAAGCCGTTGATCGATGATTTGAAACTATTATGGGAAGAAGGTGTCGATGTGTATGATTCATATTCTGAAGAATTGTTTTGTTTGCGTGCAATGTTGTTTTGCACCATAAATGATTTTCCAGCATATGGAAACTTGAGCGGTTACAGTGTTAAAGGTCATTTTGCATGTCccatttgtgaaaaaaacaCGAGTTATATTCAATTGAAGCACGGTCAGAAAACTGTGTATACAAGACATCGAAAGTTTCTTCCTCGAAATCATCCTTATCGTAGAATGAAAAAAGCATTTAATGGAAGTCCTGAGGATGAAGTTGTAGCGAGACCCCGCAATGGTGAAGAAATATACAACCAAGTGGAAAACATTGACATTGTGTTTGGGAAACATCCAAAGAAAAAGACCACGGAAAAAAGCATTTGGAAGAAACGATCAATCTTCTTTAATCTTCCATATTGGTGTAAACTTGATGTACGACATTGTATAGACGTGATGCacgttgaaaaaaatgtatgtgatagCGTCATCGGGACTTTACTAAATGTAAAAGGAAAGACTAAAGATGGAGTTAAAGCACGACAAGATTTGGCTGAAATGGGCATCCGTGAGTTACATGCACAATCAATTGGAAGACGAACCTACCTGCCTCCAGCTTGTCACACTCTTTCTAGAAAAGAGAAGCAAATTTTTTGTGAGTGTTTAAGAAGTGTGAAGGTTCCCCAAggttactcttcaaatattagtaGCCTTGTTTCTATGCAAGATTTAAAGTTAGTCGGTTtaaagtctcacgattgtcATGTGTTGATGCAACAACTTTTACCAGTAGCTTTTCGAGCCATCTTACCTACTTCTGTCAGAGGTATTCTAACACGTTTGTGTATGTTCTTCAATGCCATATGCAAGAAAGTTATTGACCCTCGAGTGTTAGACGATTTGGAAAATGAGGCCATTAGACTATTGTGTCAATTGGAAATGTATTTTCCACCTTCATTTTTCGATATCATGGTTCATTTGATAGTTCATCTTGTGAGGGAAATTCGATTATGTGGGCCAGTTTTCTTGAGATGGATGTACCCAGTGGAAAGATACATGAAGATCTTAAAGGGATATGTCAAGAATCAGTATCGACCAGAAGCTTCTATTATAGAGCGGTACATTGCAGAAGAAGCCATTGAATTCTGCTCAAGTTATATGCCAAGTTGTGAACCAATTGGAGTTCCTAAGACTAGACATGAAGGTAAATGTGAAGGTAAGGGTGTGCGTGGAGTGAAGATTCAAAGTGTTAGTAGAAAATTAGTTGATCAAGCCCATTTGTACATCTTAAACAACACTGTAGAGGTCATTCCTTACATAACGCAACACATTGATGAAACGAAATCAGCACATCCACGAATGAGTGAAAAATGGGCACTTAATGAACATAACAAAACATTCTTATCATGGTTTAAGAAAAAGGTTTACGCGACTCCAAATGTTTCTGAAACTCTATTGAGGCTAGCTCGTGGACCGAACAATGATGTCATTACATATGGCGGGTACTACATAAACaatcattgtttttattcaaagatggaagatgacaaaagtaGAGTTCAAAATAGTGGGGTTACACTTCAAGCTGAATCTGTACATTTTGCCAGTTCTAAGGACAAGAATCCAGTACACATCCATGAGTTACTTTGGAATAATACACGAAATATGGGAAGTTGA